In Salvelinus alpinus chromosome 30, SLU_Salpinus.1, whole genome shotgun sequence, a single genomic region encodes these proteins:
- the LOC139560192 gene encoding protein wntless homolog isoform X2: MAGAIIENMSTKKLVIVGVILLLFQAFSFMVGGLIAPSPTTAVHYLATKCVDTVKHHQSTKWFMPWGPNQCDKIRDFDEAMAKKIEANNIVFAVHIPLPNKEMSPWFQFMLVILQFDIAFKMYNQIEDGALATIDVGLAYRDDTLSEWTEMAHSIEQRKLSCNFTTTKTYENEGRYYECDLLPFMELGNVAHKYYLLNIRLPVSERKKINMGIGEIKDIRLVGIHQNGGFTKVWFAMKTFLTPSILIIMVWYWRRITLMTRPPVLLEKVIFALGLCMTFINIPVEWFSVGFNWTWMLLFGDIRQGIFYAMLLSFWIIFCGEHLMDQMERNHFSIYWKQVGPIVFGSFCLFIFDMCERGVQLKNPFYSIWASDVGTELAMAFIIVAGICACLYFLFLCFMVFQVFRNISGKRSSLPAMSKARRLHYEGLIFRFKFLMLVTLTCAAMTVIFFIISQVNEGHWHWGDYTVQVNSAFFTGIYGMWNLYVFAIMFLYAPSHKRYGDEHSSGAILCEASENLPGLCG; encoded by the exons ATGGCCGGGGCAATTATTGAAAACATGAGCACCAAAAAGTTGGTGATCGTAGGAGTGATTCTGCTTTTATTCCAAGCGTTTTCTTTTATGGTCGGAGGCTTGATTG CTCCCAGCCCCACCACAGCAGTCCACTACCTGGCTACCAAGTGTGTGGACACGGTCAAACACCATCAGAGCACCAAATGGTTCATGCCCTGGGGCCCTAATCAGTGCGACAAGATCCGGGACTTTGACGAGGCCATGGCCAAGAAGATCGAGGCAAACAACATTGTATTTGCCGTCCATATCCCCCTGCCCAACAaagagatgagcccctggttccagttTATGCTGGTCATCCTACAGTTTGACATTGCCTTCAAGATGTACAACCAGATAG AGGATGGAGCACTGGCCACCATTGACGTGGGTTTGGCCTACAGAGATGACACGCTCAGTGAGTGGACAGAGATGGCCCACTCCATAGAACAGAGGAAGCTCAGCTGCAACTTCACCACCACCAAG ACGTATGAGAACGAGGGGCGCTACTATGAGTGTGACCTGCTGCCCTTCATGGAGCTGGGCAACGTGGCCCACAAGTACTACCTCCTCAACATCCGCCTGCCTGTCAGCGAACGCAAGAAGATCAACATGGGCATCGGCGAGATCAAGGACATCCGTCTGGTG GGTATCCATCAGAACGGCGGTTTCACCAAGGTGTGGTTCGCCATGAAGACATTCCTCACACCCAGCATCCTCATCATCATGGTGTGGTACTGGAGACGCATCACCCTGATGACACGACCCCCTGTGCTGTTGGAAAA GGTGATCTTTGCCCTGGGCTTGTGCATGACCTTCATCAACATCCCGGTGGAGTGGTTCTCTGTGGGCTTCAACTGGACCTGGATGCTGCTGTTCGGGGACATCCGGCAGGGCATCTTCTACGCCATGCTGCTCTCCTTCTGGATCATCTTCTGTGGCGAGCACCTCATG GACCAGATGGAGAGGAACCATTTCTCAATCTACTGGAAGCAGGTGGGACCCATTGTCTTCGGCTCCTTCTGCCTGTTTATCTTCGACATGTGTGAGAG GGGAGTCCAATTGAAGAACCCGTTCTACAGTATTTGGGCTTCCGACGTGGGGACTGAGTTGGCT ATGGCGTTCATCATCGTGGCGGGGATCTGTGCCTGTCTCTACTTCCTCTTCCTGTGCTTCATGGTGTTCCAAGTGTTCCGCAACATCAGTGGGAAGAGGTCCTCCCTGCCCGCCATGTCCAAGGCCAGACGCCTGCACTatgag GGCCTTATCTTCCGGTTCAAGTTCCTCATGTTGGTCACTCTGACCTGTGCTGCAATGACTGTCATCTTCTTCATCATCAGTCAG GTGAACGAGGGCCACTGGCACTGGGGAGACTACACGGTGCAGGTGAACAGTGCCTTCTTCACGGGAATCTACGGCATGTGGAACCTCTACGTGTTCGCCATCATGTTCCTGTATGCTCCCTCACACAAACGCTACGGAGACGAGCATTCCAGCG gtgccattctttgcgaggcatcggaaaacctccctggtctttgtggttga
- the LOC139560192 gene encoding protein wntless homolog isoform X1: MAGAIIENMSTKKLVIVGVILLLFQAFSFMVGGLIAPSPTTAVHYLATKCVDTVKHHQSTKWFMPWGPNQCDKIRDFDEAMAKKIEANNIVFAVHIPLPNKEMSPWFQFMLVILQFDIAFKMYNQIEDGALATIDVGLAYRDDTLSEWTEMAHSIEQRKLSCNFTTTKTYENEGRYYECDLLPFMELGNVAHKYYLLNIRLPVSERKKINMGIGEIKDIRLVGIHQNGGFTKVWFAMKTFLTPSILIIMVWYWRRITLMTRPPVLLEKVIFALGLCMTFINIPVEWFSVGFNWTWMLLFGDIRQGIFYAMLLSFWIIFCGEHLMDQMERNHFSIYWKQVGPIVFGSFCLFIFDMCERGVQLKNPFYSIWASDVGTELAMAFIIVAGICACLYFLFLCFMVFQVFRNISGKRSSLPAMSKARRLHYEGLIFRFKFLMLVTLTCAAMTVIFFIISQVNEGHWHWGDYTVQVNSAFFTGIYGMWNLYVFAIMFLYAPSHKRYGDEHSSGDAGASGEDIQLTTTITHVDGPTEIYKMTGKEAQE; the protein is encoded by the exons ATGGCCGGGGCAATTATTGAAAACATGAGCACCAAAAAGTTGGTGATCGTAGGAGTGATTCTGCTTTTATTCCAAGCGTTTTCTTTTATGGTCGGAGGCTTGATTG CTCCCAGCCCCACCACAGCAGTCCACTACCTGGCTACCAAGTGTGTGGACACGGTCAAACACCATCAGAGCACCAAATGGTTCATGCCCTGGGGCCCTAATCAGTGCGACAAGATCCGGGACTTTGACGAGGCCATGGCCAAGAAGATCGAGGCAAACAACATTGTATTTGCCGTCCATATCCCCCTGCCCAACAaagagatgagcccctggttccagttTATGCTGGTCATCCTACAGTTTGACATTGCCTTCAAGATGTACAACCAGATAG AGGATGGAGCACTGGCCACCATTGACGTGGGTTTGGCCTACAGAGATGACACGCTCAGTGAGTGGACAGAGATGGCCCACTCCATAGAACAGAGGAAGCTCAGCTGCAACTTCACCACCACCAAG ACGTATGAGAACGAGGGGCGCTACTATGAGTGTGACCTGCTGCCCTTCATGGAGCTGGGCAACGTGGCCCACAAGTACTACCTCCTCAACATCCGCCTGCCTGTCAGCGAACGCAAGAAGATCAACATGGGCATCGGCGAGATCAAGGACATCCGTCTGGTG GGTATCCATCAGAACGGCGGTTTCACCAAGGTGTGGTTCGCCATGAAGACATTCCTCACACCCAGCATCCTCATCATCATGGTGTGGTACTGGAGACGCATCACCCTGATGACACGACCCCCTGTGCTGTTGGAAAA GGTGATCTTTGCCCTGGGCTTGTGCATGACCTTCATCAACATCCCGGTGGAGTGGTTCTCTGTGGGCTTCAACTGGACCTGGATGCTGCTGTTCGGGGACATCCGGCAGGGCATCTTCTACGCCATGCTGCTCTCCTTCTGGATCATCTTCTGTGGCGAGCACCTCATG GACCAGATGGAGAGGAACCATTTCTCAATCTACTGGAAGCAGGTGGGACCCATTGTCTTCGGCTCCTTCTGCCTGTTTATCTTCGACATGTGTGAGAG GGGAGTCCAATTGAAGAACCCGTTCTACAGTATTTGGGCTTCCGACGTGGGGACTGAGTTGGCT ATGGCGTTCATCATCGTGGCGGGGATCTGTGCCTGTCTCTACTTCCTCTTCCTGTGCTTCATGGTGTTCCAAGTGTTCCGCAACATCAGTGGGAAGAGGTCCTCCCTGCCCGCCATGTCCAAGGCCAGACGCCTGCACTatgag GGCCTTATCTTCCGGTTCAAGTTCCTCATGTTGGTCACTCTGACCTGTGCTGCAATGACTGTCATCTTCTTCATCATCAGTCAG GTGAACGAGGGCCACTGGCACTGGGGAGACTACACGGTGCAGGTGAACAGTGCCTTCTTCACGGGAATCTACGGCATGTGGAACCTCTACGTGTTCGCCATCATGTTCCTGTATGCTCCCTCACACAAACGCTACGGAGACGAGCATTCCAGCG GAGACGCAGGAGCCAGTGGCGAGGACATCCAGCTGACCACCACCATCACCCACGTGGACGGACCCACCGAGATCTACAAGATGACGGGCAAGGAGGCCCAAGAGTAG